One genomic segment of Nocardioides cavernaquae includes these proteins:
- a CDS encoding MFS transporter, with translation MTITETGAHSATVTAKGGTWIEDWRPEDDEFWANGGKKIAKRNLIWSIFAEHLGFSVWLLWSVSAALLAKQGFVFTPEQLFFLVAVPNLVGSLIRIPYTFAVGKFGGRNWTVISALLLLIPTVLYVVAVQNPDTPFWAFVVIAATAGFGGGNFASSMANINFFYPAKEKGAALGLNAAGGNLGVALIQFFLPIIVGAGGAFGLFVAATKVIDGKKVPDIHLEYVGFLYIALAIAAAAAAYFLMNNLREAKSTPKDLLPVLKQKHTWVMSFLYIGTFGSFIGYSAAMPLLIKLNFFRQPVPTAEPLGINFVYYAFLGALVGSIARPVGGWLADKYGGSKVTLYTFIAMIAGTLGIFWTLTRLTKVPVPPPEVLKGWQADPSTFPGYKPEVIEAVNANTALFPLFLAFFLFVFAATGIGNGSTYRMIPLIQKHHAVEATEEGTPERHSALLKATKLSSGVIGIAGAIGAIGGFLIPITFNAPWVTDPIDACRSAFLVFTGFYVICLAVTYWFYIKKTGKSLGHADI, from the coding sequence TCGAGGACTGGCGTCCCGAGGACGACGAGTTCTGGGCCAACGGCGGCAAGAAGATCGCCAAGCGCAACCTGATCTGGTCGATCTTCGCCGAGCACCTCGGCTTCTCGGTCTGGCTCCTCTGGAGCGTGAGCGCCGCACTGCTGGCGAAGCAGGGCTTCGTCTTCACGCCCGAGCAGCTCTTCTTCCTGGTCGCCGTGCCGAACCTCGTCGGCTCGCTGATCCGGATCCCCTACACCTTCGCGGTGGGCAAGTTCGGCGGTCGCAACTGGACGGTCATCAGTGCGCTCCTCCTGCTGATCCCGACGGTCCTCTACGTCGTCGCCGTGCAGAACCCCGACACCCCGTTCTGGGCGTTCGTCGTGATCGCGGCAACGGCCGGCTTCGGTGGCGGCAACTTCGCCTCCTCGATGGCCAACATCAACTTCTTCTACCCGGCCAAGGAGAAGGGTGCTGCGCTCGGCCTCAACGCTGCGGGCGGCAACCTGGGCGTCGCGCTCATCCAGTTCTTCCTGCCGATCATCGTCGGCGCCGGTGGCGCCTTCGGCCTCTTCGTCGCGGCCACCAAGGTCATCGACGGCAAGAAGGTCCCCGACATTCACCTCGAGTACGTCGGCTTCCTCTACATCGCTCTCGCGATCGCTGCGGCTGCCGCGGCGTACTTCCTGATGAACAACCTGCGTGAGGCCAAGTCGACGCCGAAGGACCTGCTCCCGGTCCTGAAGCAGAAGCACACCTGGGTGATGTCGTTCCTCTACATCGGCACCTTCGGTTCCTTCATCGGCTACTCGGCCGCGATGCCCCTGCTGATCAAGCTCAACTTCTTCCGTCAGCCGGTCCCGACCGCGGAGCCGCTCGGCATCAACTTCGTCTACTACGCCTTCCTCGGTGCGCTCGTCGGCTCCATCGCCCGCCCCGTCGGTGGCTGGCTCGCTGACAAGTACGGCGGCTCGAAGGTCACGCTCTACACCTTCATCGCGATGATCGCCGGCACGCTCGGCATCTTCTGGACCCTGACCCGCCTCACCAAGGTCCCGGTTCCGCCGCCGGAGGTCCTCAAGGGTTGGCAGGCCGATCCCTCGACGTTCCCGGGCTACAAGCCGGAGGTCATCGAGGCCGTCAACGCCAACACCGCGCTCTTCCCGCTCTTCCTCGCCTTCTTCCTCTTCGTCTTCGCCGCGACCGGCATCGGCAACGGCTCGACGTACCGGATGATCCCGCTGATCCAGAAGCACCACGCGGTCGAGGCCACGGAGGAGGGCACCCCGGAGCGTCACTCGGCGCTGCTCAAGGCGACGAAGCTGTCGTCGGGTGTCATCGGCATCGCCGGTGCCATCGGCGCCATCGGTGGCTTCCTGATCCCGATCACGTTCAACGCGCCGTGGGTCACCGACCCGATCGACGCGTGCCGCTCGGCCTTCCTGGTCTTCACCGGCTTCTACGTGATCTGCCTCGCAGTGACCTACTGGTTCTACATCAAGAAGACCGGCAAGAGCCTGGGTCACGCCGACATCTGA